The following proteins are co-located in the Dehalococcoidia bacterium genome:
- a CDS encoding FAD-binding protein — MPKKGFTEGVHSDKEELKCVDVPIPVVHQTDVLIIGAGMAGMTAAIEASDRGAEVILVDKGPFARSGASGINWGHWFITELENPPFPKTPDGIFGWLMVWNEGIGNQKLMRSLAERIFEEKRALWTENTGSLCMRKAPDQVEFVPNTSAVYNALYPWMIGEEVKRRGIPVFERNMVTSLLSHSGVVVGATSVDIKTGGFNVFRAKSVIVATGPLGWLYGWYGVSALTPCQPECTGDGHALLYRAEAELQNMEFGHGEMYGLTPPTLAGSLGGAMATASSPDIADSVCNKDGEFFLKQDSNLSDFKKVTFTYGSLYKAVNEQIKSGKGGPNGGVFFNAKTGWEKNAWRPCLVRAKEYLGWDACAEPVEVMPSLYTYGNSSLIQANINENNETNVPGLYATGMAGMAFDGSTWGMRAGREAAKRAAGIEQEEIDPQQPIRERDRVYGILERNPRNPLRPHVIRHRVQKLATEYIALDRNDKGLRKCIAEIERIRKEDYPRMWVASKKHTWNREFLEALETEFMIDVQEMIARSALMRTESRSTHYRSDYPDRDDQNWLANVYIKRVNGKMKAEKRPVVATEISPEKIRGMLP, encoded by the coding sequence ATGCCTAAGAAAGGCTTCACTGAAGGGGTGCATTCGGACAAAGAAGAGTTGAAGTGTGTGGATGTTCCCATCCCGGTAGTCCACCAGACGGACGTCTTAATTATTGGTGCGGGGATGGCTGGCATGACGGCTGCCATCGAGGCATCGGATCGGGGGGCTGAAGTCATCCTCGTGGATAAAGGACCCTTCGCCCGAAGTGGGGCCTCGGGAATAAACTGGGGGCACTGGTTTATTACGGAACTGGAGAACCCCCCCTTTCCCAAGACTCCCGATGGCATTTTCGGGTGGTTGATGGTATGGAACGAGGGCATCGGCAATCAGAAGCTGATGAGGAGCCTGGCCGAGCGCATCTTCGAGGAGAAGCGAGCCCTGTGGACCGAGAACACCGGATCGCTCTGTATGAGGAAAGCCCCGGATCAGGTGGAGTTTGTCCCCAACACATCGGCTGTTTATAATGCGCTCTATCCCTGGATGATTGGAGAAGAAGTCAAGCGACGCGGCATTCCGGTATTCGAGCGAAACATGGTCACCAGCCTGCTCTCCCACAGTGGGGTGGTTGTTGGGGCCACGTCAGTGGATATCAAAACCGGGGGATTTAACGTCTTTCGCGCAAAGTCGGTGATCGTCGCCACTGGCCCATTGGGGTGGTTGTATGGCTGGTACGGGGTCAGCGCACTCACGCCGTGTCAGCCGGAATGCACCGGCGATGGCCATGCCCTGCTCTATCGCGCCGAGGCGGAACTCCAGAATATGGAATTCGGCCATGGTGAGATGTATGGGCTTACCCCTCCCACGCTCGCCGGGTCCCTTGGTGGTGCAATGGCCACCGCTTCGAGCCCGGACATTGCGGACAGCGTTTGCAACAAGGATGGCGAGTTCTTCCTGAAGCAGGACTCGAATCTGAGTGATTTCAAGAAAGTCACTTTTACCTACGGCTCCCTTTATAAAGCCGTAAATGAGCAAATCAAAAGCGGCAAGGGCGGTCCCAATGGAGGCGTATTTTTCAACGCCAAAACGGGTTGGGAGAAGAATGCCTGGAGACCCTGTTTGGTGCGGGCAAAGGAATACCTGGGGTGGGACGCATGTGCCGAGCCCGTCGAGGTCATGCCGTCCCTTTATACGTATGGGAATAGCTCCCTGATACAGGCAAACATCAATGAGAACAACGAAACCAACGTTCCTGGGCTCTATGCCACCGGTATGGCTGGCATGGCCTTTGATGGGAGTACCTGGGGAATGCGGGCTGGAAGGGAGGCGGCCAAAAGAGCCGCGGGAATCGAGCAAGAGGAGATCGATCCACAGCAACCCATTCGAGAGCGCGATCGAGTTTACGGTATTTTGGAAAGGAATCCCCGGAACCCGCTGAGACCGCATGTCATCCGGCACCGGGTGCAAAAGCTGGCTACTGAGTATATCGCCCTTGATCGCAATGACAAAGGACTCAGAAAATGCATCGCTGAAATCGAACGTATTCGGAAGGAGGACTATCCCCGGATGTGGGTAGCCTCGAAGAAACATACCTGGAACCGTGAGTTTTTGGAGGCGCTGGAGACCGAATTCATGATCGATGTTCAGGAGATGATCGCCCGGTCCGCCCTGATGCGCACCGAAAGCCGGTCG